TTAATTTTTTAACTAAAATATCATCTTCATTAATTTTTTCATCGAAAATAAATTGATATTGAAATCCACTGCATCCACCACCAATAATATATATTCTTAATTTTACATTTTTATTTTTTTTTTCTTTAATAATGCTTTTTATTTTTTTAGCAGCTGAATTAGTGAACTCAATGTATTTTATAGGATTTTTTTCCATTTTTAATATATTCTCAAAATATTTAAAGAAATTTTAGAAAATAAAATATTTTATTTAATTTTATCATAAAAAACAATTTTAAACATATTTTTAGTATGAAAAATGTTAAATCAATTTTTTTTACTATAAAAAATAAGTCCTTGCGCCGATAGATAATACATTAATTATTGGCGCAGGTTATGGAATAATAATATTATTTTAATTCGTTAGAATAAAAAAAGATTTACAATAATATTTCTTAATATATTCATTTTTTAAATGCTTGTAAGAAAAGTTAATCAGATCGTTTGCGAAGAAAAGCAGGAATATCTAAATATTCTGGTTCCTTTCTTTTTTTATTATCTGTTTCTTTTATTTCATTTTTTACATTTTTTTTATCTATTGCTGTAGGAGAAATATTTAAATATTGATAGCGATAATCCATTAGTATTTCTTTAGAAGATTTATTTTTTGTCTGATTGACATCTGAATATTTTTCCATTCCAATACC
This genomic interval from Buchnera aphidicola str. Sg (Schizaphis graminum) contains the following:
- the erpA gene encoding iron-sulfur cluster insertion protein ErpA produces the protein MEKNPIKYIEFTNSAAKKIKSIIKEKKNKNVKLRIYIIGGGCSGFQYQFIFDEKINEDDILVKKLNICLVIDPISLQYLHGGTIDYLENLEGSKFIVSNPNAKNTCGCGLSFSI